GCCGGAGGCAGCGTGCCATCGCGCACCTCGACCGACTGGATGAAATTCTCGGCCTGCGCCGCTCCGTTCTTGCAAAGCAGGTAAAAATGATAGGCGCCGACATGCCAGCCGCGCTGGCTCGCCTCGCGCCAGTTCTCCTGGAAACGGGTGTCCTTCCAGTCCCGGCCTTCGGTGGCCTTCAGGTAAACGAAGTCGATCGGGGCACTGCCGAGCGCCTCCCAGTTTACCCGGCCATTGTGGTGGGAAAGGTCGATGCCTTCATTGCCGGGCGCGAAAGCGCCCGCTGGCGCGGAATCTGCCGCCGTCCCGGCGGGCTGCGAACAGGCCGTCAGCACCAGAAAAAGAGATCCAATCAGGCAGGTTATGCGCATGTGCCGATCCAAATCCCCCGCCACGGCAGCCCTGTGGCCTGCCCCGGGTCTAATCGGGGTCAAGTCCGGGCCATATCACGGCAATTGCCCCATCCTGACCTTCACGGACACCAGATTCCTTATGGAATCAACAGAGTCCACGCCTTGGGCACAATCCCTGCATAGCCGCGTCCAGATGCAAGATAAGGGCTCTGACGTCTATGGCACCTGCAGATAAAATACGCGGCGGCGACGCCGTAAACCTGATCCTGAAGGACACGCGCCTTGATGGCGACCTTCGTTTCACGTCCCAGCTCGTCGTCGCAGGCCTGATCAAAGGCAATATCCGCTGCGAAAGCATGCTGGTCATCGAACGCGGCGGACGGGTCGAAGGCCGGGTCGAAGCGCCGGTCATCATCGTGCATGGGGAGCTGGAAGGCACCGTCCTGGCCACCCAATCGATCGAGATCTGGTCAGGCGCGAAAGTTGGCGGCGATGTCGCGGCGCGGTCTGTTCGCGTCGATGAAGGCGCCATGCTGACGGCCAATTTGCTGATCGCTGCAGACCTGCCAGACCATCTGGGACCACCCGAACCGGAGCAAACACCCGTTCCGGCCTCAGAGGAGCCGGTTGCCGCGGCCTCCCCGGCGCCAGCCCCCGTGGAGCCGCCCGTGACAGAGACACGGCCTGCAACGCCAATGTCGCCGCCGGTCTCCTTCCTGTCATCCGGACCGGCAACGGGCCGCGGCTAGACGGCAGGCTTGCAGTAGACTGGCAGTCGACCGGCAGCCGATCAGTTGCCGCGAATGTCTTTCAGACGCTCGAATGCGACCGAATCCGGGTCGTAGGCGCCCAGCTCGTCGAGCCGCTCACACGCCCATTGGTAATCGCGATCGCAGGATTGCTGCAGGATGCGTGTCCCCTCGGGGACGTTCTTGCGCCCGCCCGTGCCGGAGAACAGCATGTTGCCATACCCGGCGCAGCCGCTGACCTCATCGAGGTCACAGGACTGTTTGTACAGGCGCCGGGCCTTGGCCGGATCCGCCTCCATGCCGCGGCCCAGAAGGGTCAGATAGGCCAGCGAGGCGCAGCCCTTGCCATTGTCGCCCTTGCAGGCCCGGTCATAGGATTTGATGGCCAGCCCATAGTCCTGCACACCGCCCGTGCCTTTGCGATAGGAATCGCCCGCCGTGACGCAGGCATCATAATCCCGGGCGGCGCAGGCGGAATTGGCTTCCTGCCGGGCGGCGCGTTGTTCAGCGAACGTCTCCTTGGCGTTTTCCAGGGCGATCTCGGCCTGGGATCTCTCGACCCGGCCAGACTGGGCCAAAGCCGGCAAGGCGATGGCGCAACAGGCCAGCGCCGTGGCAATCAGAGGGGAGCGTATCATGGGGTCTACCCTTCCTAAGTCTTTGTTCCGTCTCTGATATAGGGACCGGGCGGGGGCGTCACCAAGGCATTGCCAGCTTAAGCTTTCTTAACCCGCACTTGTCCCCTCCCCGGCCGCGGGGCAGTATCCGCCGCTCAAAGCGAGATCGGAGACAGGGAGATATCCGGATGGCTGCAGAAGACCAGACCCCGATCGGATCGGGATTCCATAACAAGTCCACAGCAGCCGAGGTGATCGAAGGGATCGACCTGTCCGGCAAGAACGCGGTCGTCACCGGCGGATATTCCGGCATCGGACTGGAAACCGTGCGGGCGCTGGCATCGGCCGGGGCCCGTGTCACCGTCCCGGCCCGCCGGCTCGATACCGCTGAAGCCGCGCTGGCCGACGTGGCCGGCGACATCGAGATCGCCGCAATGGACCTGGCTGACCTCGCCAGCGTCGAAAAATTCACCCGGGAATATGACGAGACCGGACGGGGCCTCGACATCCTTATCAACAATGCCGGCATCATGGCCTGCCCGCTGTCCCGGGTCGGCCCCGGCTGGGAAAGCCAGTTCGGGATCAACCATCTGGGCCATATGGCGATGAGCCTCGCCCTCGCCCCGGCCATGCAGCGCACGCAAAATGCCCGCATGGTCGCACTGTCCTCGACCGGGCACATCCGCTCTGACGTGATCTGGGACGACCCGAACTACAACGAACGTCCCTATGACAAATGGGAAGCCTACGGACAGGCCAAGACTGCCGACGCGCTGTTCGCGCTCGGCGTGGACCGGCGCGGACGGGACATCGGCATCCGCGCCTTCTCTGTCCATCCGGGCGGCATCTTCACGCCGCTGCAGCGCCACCTGCCCGAAGAGGAAATGGTCGCGCTCGGCTGGAAGGCGCCTGACGGCTCCATTCCACCCCAGGTGCAGGCCATGTTCAAAACACCCGAACAAGGCGCCTCAACCACCGTCTGGGCGGCGACCTCGCCCCAGCTGGAAGGCCGGGGCGGCGTCTATTGCGAGAATTGCGATATTGCCCAGTTCGCGACCGAAGACAGCCAGCGCTGGGAACATGTCCGCGCCTGGGCCTGCGACGACGACCGCGCAGAGCGCCTTTGGACCATGAGCGAGAAAATGCTGGCGGAAGCCTGATCCGAATACGGACGACCTTGAGGAGGACAAGAGAATGAAGCATATCGCAGCACTCAGCCTGGCCGGCACGCTGCTGGCCGCGTGCGCCACACCCGCAGCAGATCCCGCACCGGAAGCGCCCATGGCGTCTCCGGTTGCGCCCGAAGCCGATGAGGCCCCGCAGGCCAAGGTTGCGCCGGGTGAATTCGACTATGAAAGCGTGTTCGGACAGGACGACCGGCCTGAACAGGACTATGAAATGTATCCGGTTCGGAAATCGGCTGAAGTGCTCGCCTTTTCCGGCATCATGCCCGGCATGACCGTCGTGGAAATGGAAGCTGGCGATGGCTTCTATACAGAGCTGTTCTCCCGGGTCGCAGGACCGGACGGCAAGGTCTACATGCAGAACCCGCCCTCGTTCAAAGCCTTCCTTGGCGATTCCGTTTCGAAACGGGTCGATGGGCGGCTGCTGAATGTACAGATCGTGGAAAGCGCCTTCGACAATCTCTCGAATGTCCCGGACGCCGACGCCGATATCGTCACCTGGTTCCTGGGCCCGCATGAGCTCTGGTACACGCCCAAAGGCGAGCCGGAAGGCGTGCTCGGCGACCCCGACATGACGTTCGATGAGATTGCCCGTGTGCTGAAACCGGGCGGCCATCTCGTCGTTCTGGATCATATGGCGCCGGCCGGGTCACCTCCGACAACAGGCGGTGAAACCCACCGAATCGACAAGGCTGTCATCATCGCGCTGGCCGAGGATCATGGCCTGTCACTGACCGACGAAAGCGACCTGCTGGCTAATCCGGACGATGACGGAACCGTGCAGGTCTTCGATCCGACCGTCCGGCGCAAGACCGATCGCTTCCTCCTGAAATTCGCCAAATAGGCGTTTTTGGCACGGAACATGCATCTCTCCGGGCGAGTTTCAGTCTTGCCCGGGAGTTGTTCCATGTCTGCCATTCGCTATTTCGCCGTTACGCTCGCAGCTGCCAGCGTTGCCCTGCCCGTTCTTGCCGCGGAAGGCACCCAGCTGCGCGGCCGTCTTGAAGCTGACTTCCTGCCGAAAGCCGGAACCGGCGAAGAAGCCCCGGCGGTCATGGAAACAGTGGTTGTCACGGAAAAGGACGGCTCGGACCTGCTGGTCTCGAAACCGGCCATCCTGCGCTATGATGCGGCGCCGGATGTCCCGGCCCGGACAGTGGCGGAAACGCGCGGTCAGGATCCGGATCGTGCAGGCGAGATCGCCGGCGAAGCCCGCTAGGCTGTTCCTGCCGTTCTGTTTCAGGACGGAACAACATTCTCCGAAAGCAGCAGCTCGCGCTGTGCACTGACGGCACGCATGGCCTGTGCCGGCAGCCAGCACGTGACTTCCAGTCCACCGCCCTCGACCGGCTTCATGCCGACCGTGCCGCCGTGCAGGTCGACGAAATGCTTCACCAGGGCGAGGCCAAGTCCTGCGCCGCGCTGGTCGCCAGAGACAAAGCTGTCAAAACTCGTCGCGCGCTTGTCGGCCTCCAGGCCACGGCCATTGTCGCGGACGGAGAAGGTCACCATGTCGCCCATGCGCTGGGCCGAGATAACGATCTCGCCCCCGGATTCGGTGAAGCGCAGGGAATTCGAGATCAGGTTGAACAGGATCTGGCGGATACGGCGCTCATCGGCGCGTATCATGCCCAGATCGCCTGTGATGTCGGAGCGGACAGCGATCTGCGTATCCTCGGCTTTCGAGACAACCATCTCGATGCTTTCCTCGATCACGCTGCCGAGGTCGACATCTTCAAGGTCGAGATCCATACGGCCCGCCTCGATCATGGCGAGGTCGAGAATGTTCTCGATCAGCTTCGACAGATGGTCGGAGGCTGACAGGATCGCGCTGACATAATCCTTCTGGCGCTCTGTCAAATCCCCATTGCGCTGTGTTTCCAGCAGCTCGGCATATCCGAAGATGACCGTCAGCGGCGAGCGCAACTGGTAGGAGACATTGCGCACGAATTCCGTCTTCAGCCGGTCGGCGGCCTCAAAGGCTTCAGCCCGCTCGCGCAGGGCCGACTCAACGCGCCGGGTGGCGGTCACATCGGCAAAGGCGATCAGCGTGTTTCCGTCCGGAAGCGGGTGGGTAAGATAGGTCAGGATAGAGCCGTCGGACCGGCGCATTTCGCCCGTGGTCGACTGCCGGGCCTTGGCGGACGGGTCGGTGATGTGGCTTTTCATGGCCGCCCAGATTTCCGTGTCATGGAACAGCGGAATGCACTCCTCCACCACATCGTCATAGTCCGGATGGTCTTTCAGCATGTCCTCGCTGAGGCTCCACAGGCGCTCAAATGCATAATTGTGCAGTTTCATGCGCCCGTCAGCACCGAACACCGCGACAGCCTCGTGGAGATTGTCGAGCGTCGAGCTCTGCGTCTTCACGATGGCATTGAACTGCGTCTGCAATTCCAGCTCGCCGGTAATGTCCTTGAACAGAAGGAGCAGGCCGCCCATCGGGTGGCGCTGGCGGGTGACGGAAAGCGTGCGTTCGTCCGGAAGCGACCAGGTGTCTTCCTTCACCCCGTCGATATCGAGATAATAGGACAGCTCCTCTGCCCGCCATTCGGCATAGTTCGCCCGGGCCGGCAGTTTGCGGCGCTCGCGCAGCCGGTCCAGCAACTGGCCATGGCTGGGCCGGTCCAGCAGGAAGCTCTCATCGAGATCCCACATGTCGCGGAAGGCCTTGTTGTAGAAGGTCAGCTTCCGGTCGGCCCCGAAGATCGCGACCGCATCGGCCACATGGTTCAACGTCTCGTCATGGGCGCGGACGTGGCGGTTCAGCTCCTCGCGCGCATCTTCCTGCGCGGTGACATCGAGCGCCATCGCCCCTGCCCCGCCGGACAGCGGGAAAGTCAGGATGCGCATCGCCCGGCGTGCGCCATTGATCGTGATGTGGCGGGTTTCGTCGATGTCGATGCCTTCGCTGATCGTCTTGCGGGCCTGATCGGCGGTGGCCTGGTCCAGCATCAGCTGACGGTCGAGCACGCGGTCCAGATTGGTTCCGTCGACGGCGTCGATATAGGCCGGGTTGACCCATTGCAGCTTGCCCATGCCCGACATGCGCCAGGCCGGGAACGGCGCCTTGCCCAGCATGTCGAGGAAGGCTGTCGGGTCGCGCGCGATGACCTGGCGGGCTTCTTCCAGCTTGCCGCGGGCCGAGCTTTCCTCAAGCCCCTTGATCGTCGCGTCGCTGACCCAGACCACGGCCCGGGCGCCGGCCGTGCGGCCATCGGCTTCGAGGAAGCGGCCGGACGGACCAATAATCGTCAGCGAGAAAGCCTGTCCGGACTCGCGCAGCTCGCGCAGGCGGATGCGGAGGGTCGTGTCCTGTCCCGCGCTGTCGCGGGCTTCAAGATCGGCAAGGCCTTCGATGATACGAACGGCCGGATCCGGCGAGATCGCGTCATCGGTAAAGCTCAGCAGGCCCGCCAGGGCGACCGGCGACCCGTACATTTCGGGCGGGATGATATCGTCACCCTCGGCTTCGAGCGCTTCGCCCTGCCAGACGAGGATGACCCCTGGATGGGCGCCGAGGATCGACCGGTGAGCTGCGAGCGTGGTTTCAAGGTCTGCCGAACGGTCCCGATACTTGCGGGCCGCACCGCGCGCGCCGTCTGACACCCGAAGGGCCCAGAGGAGCGCTGCGAGGCCGAGTGCTGCCGCACCGGCGGCCATAATGATCGGAACCTGTTCCGCTGTAAGTGCCATGCCGCGTCATCCAAAAGCCCGAATCGGCCGCGAGAACGACCGAGGAAACGGTTAACGAATTGCCCCTCTAGCGTTAAGGGCGCGTTAACGGAGTGCTAATGCCGGGTCTATTCCGGCGCAATATAACTGAAACCATCTGTTGCATAAACACAACACTCGCTTAGTCTGGCCCCCTGTAGGTGGAGTAAATCCAATGATCTTACGCGCGATTGCCCTGGCTGGCGCCCTGCTGATGACCACGGCCTTGCCAGCTGTCGCCCAGCAAGCCGATGACGATATCGTCCGCCTGCCCGGTCAGGGATTTACCAAAGCCGAGGCCCGCAAGCCACGGGGAACGCCCGACAGGCTGGTCGCGGGCGGCGGCCTGTTCCTGAGCTTCGACACCGATGGCGATGGCCGGATTACCCGCGCAGAGCTCGAATCCGGAACAGCTGCAGCCTTCCAGAAGGCCGACGCCAATGGCGATGGGCACCTGACCGCGTTCGAACAGATCAACTGGGCTGAAAGCCTGCCGACGCGGGATGACACGCTGGCAAACCCTGTCCGCTTCGATCCGAACCTTGACCGGCGCGTCAGCCCGGAAGAATTCCAGACCGTGATCGCCGAACTTGCCGACCATTATGTCGAAGAGACCAGCGATGTGATCGTCATTGCCTCGCTGAAGGCGCCCAAGCCAAAGCCTGAACGCGCCTCAAATCCGGCCCCGCCGCAAGGCCAGCGGCCACCGCGCGGCGTTCCCGGCGGCAGCTGAGGCCGTTTCCTAGACCAGAATGTCGTAAAGATCCGTCCGCCGGTCGCGGAAGAAGCCCCAGGCGGCCCGGTCCCGGTCAATCAGGTCCAGATCAAAGCGCACGACCAGCACGCCTTCTTCGCTGCGCCCGAAATCAGTAACGACTTCGCCCGTCTGGTCTGTGATGAAGCTGGTGCCGTAGAAGACCTGACCGTCTTCATCCCCGACACGATTGGCCGCGACGACGGGAATGACATTTGCCACCGAATGGCCCTGCATCACGCGGCGCCAGCGCGCCGCCGTATCGAGGCTGGCATCCTGCGGCTCGGCCCCGATGGCGGTCGGGTACAGCAGCACATCCGCGCCCATGAGCGCCATGGCGCGCGCCGCTTCCGGGAACCACTGGTCCCAGCAGACGCCGACGCCGATATGGCCCTTCATGGTCTGCCAGGTGCGGAAGCCCGTATCGCCCGGCCGGAAATAGAATTTCTCCTGATAGCCGGGGCCGTCGGGAATGTGGCTCTTGCGGTAGACGCCCAGCGGCGTGCCGTCAGCATCGATCATCACCAGCGAATTGTAATAGAGCGGCCCGTCCTTCTCATAGATCGAGACCGGGATGACCACATCCAGCTCTGCCGCGAGGTCTGCCAGCTGCACCACGGCCGGATGGTCGTGCCAGGGCAGCGCGCGCGCAAAGTGATGCTCTTCCTGCGTCTTGCAGAAATAATGGCCGCAGAAGAGTTCCGGCGGCAGCACGACATCCGCGCCCTGCCCGGCCGCTTCGCGGATGAAGCCGGCCACGCGGTCGATATTTGCCTGCATGTCGTCGCTCGGCGTGAACTGGATGCTGGCAACGGTGATTGTACGGCTCATTCTCAGATCCTCCGGATCAAGCGGGAATTTCGCGGGTCATGCAGTGGAAGCTTCCGCCCCCACCCAGAATATGTCCAGCCGGCAGGCCGATGATCTTGCGGCCCGGAAACAGGACCTTCATGTCGGCCAGCGCGACGAGGCTGTAATGGTCCTCATAGACCGGCACCAGCACGGCCCCGTTGGTGATGGTGAAATTCATGTGGCTCGCCGGGATCGGTTCGCCGTCGCCGCCCCGGACCAGGCCGGGTGACGGAATGGTCGCCACGTCCAGCCCGGCATCGCGCAGCGTGGCTTCGATCTCCAGCAGGATTTCCGTATTCGGGTCACCCGCGCCAGACGGCATCTGGCAGAGCGCGCGGCCCGGCGCGATGAAGCGGGCGGTATTGTCGACATGGCCATCGGTGTGGTCGTTCAGCAGGCCGTCGCCGAGCCAGATCATCTCGTCGATGCCGAGCGCCGCACAGATTCGGGCCTCGATCTGGTCGGCGGTCAGATCCGGATTGCGGTTCGGATTCAGCAGGCACTGGCGCGTGGTCAGCAGGCGGCCCTTGCCGTCTGCGTCGATGGCGCCGCCCTCCAGAACGATCGGGTGCTGGCTGACCGGCAGGGCTTCGCTGGCCGCAATCGCCCCGGCCGTCTCTGTGTCGCCCGGCATCAGGTATTTGCCGCCCCAGCCATTGAAGCGGAAGGCCTGGGCCTCACGCGCCGCGCCCTGCCCCGTCACGATGGGGCCGGTGTCACGCAGCCAGATGTCGCCAGCCGGGACTTCCATGACCTTCGCCACATCACCAACAGCCGAATTGGCCGATGCCAGCGCTTCGGCGGATCCCGCTGCAACCCGGACGGGCACATGAGCCGCAGCCGCGCGGATGAAGCCGGCGATCTGCGCGCGCGGCCCCTCAAGGTTGCCGCCCCATTCATCGGCAAGATGCGGCCAGCCGCACCAGAGGGCGGCCTGCGGAGCCCATTCGGGCGGAAGGAAGGGTTTGTTGTCGCTCATCGCGCGCGCAATGCCACACCTGTCACCAAAGGAAAAGGGCGGCCCCACATGGAGGCCGCCCTTCCCGAAAGGATAAGTCCGGGACTTAGAATTCGTAACGAAGGCCGAAGCGGACTTCGTAACGGGACGCGTCGCCAATGCGGGATTCGCAATCGCCAAGGGCGTACTCGCCGTACTCACACGTCGACGAAGACTGGCGCATGATGCCCCATTCGTCGTTCAGCAGGTTCGTGAGGTTGTCGATCGTGACAAAGGCAGAGGCCTTGTGATCGTAGAAACCCGGGAACTGCTGCTCGAGCCGCAGGTCGACCTTGCTCCACCAGGAGCTTTCCTGATCGTTCCGCGAGAAGCCCGGATACAGCGTGTTCTCAACACCGTCGAGGTAAGGCGTGCCGCCGAAGATGTCGAAGCTGGACACGTTGCCATCATAGACGACCGAGTACGGACGGCCCGAGTTGGCCGAAGCGAACACAGACACGATCGTGTCGTTGTCACCCCAGTAAGCCTTGCGATAGTTCGCGTAGGCCGTGAAGCGGTGCTCGATATTGTAGTCGGACGTCGCCGGCGTGGTTTCCTGCGGATCGGTGAAGGCCCGGTAGACATAGTTGGAGAACGCAACCGACGAGGTCATCGGGTGAACATCTTCCGCGTCGGTGTAGGCATAGCCGAGCGCCCAGTTCAGGCCCCAGTCATAGTCTTTCGACACAGATGCCGAGAGCTGGAGCGATTTGGCATCGTCACCGGCATTCGTCAGCACGAAGGATCCTTCACGCACGCTGTCGTAGACCGGATAGGTGCCGCCTTCCGGACCCGTGGTCGTACCGATCTGCTCGATATCGCCATGCAGCCAGACTGCGCTGTCCTTGGTGACCGTGTAGAGAATGTCAGCGTTCAGCTGATACTCACCACCGAGCGACGGAACGTCGACATACTTGGTCGCGCCAAGGGCTGCCTTGATTTCGTAAGGCAGCGTGAAGTTCGGATCGAGGTAGTTGATCTCGAAGTTCGATCCCTGGCCCGCGGCAACGGCATCAGCCATGACCTGAGGCACACACCAGCCCGGACCGTTCGGAACACCGTCTTCACACATGGTGTAAGGGATGGTGAAGATCGACGGACCGCTGTTCTGCTCGAGACCGAAGGCGCCGCCGTCAACGCCGAACTGCTGCACGTTGTTGGCAGAGTAGGTGTTCGACAGCCAGACGTTCGGGTTACCGCCGGAGTAGACACCGATACCGCCACGCAGGTCGAGCGAATCGTTGACATCCCAAGTGAAGCCGAGACGCGGCTGGACCAGACCTTCGCCATCGAGGGTCGAGTTGTTGCCGAAGCCGTAGTCAGCGAGGAAGTCCGGGTTGACCGGCGGCTTGTCGTCGGTGGTGTACCAGTCGTAGCGCAGACCGGCCGTCACGATCAGGCCGGAGCCGAAATCGTACTCGTCCTGAGCATACAGCGTGTTGATGGCATAGCCCCAATCAGCCGCCGCATCGGACGGATTACCGGACGGTGCGTTGTTGTAGTTGATGTTGTCAGCATAGCCGAGTTCAAAGTTCTCGATCGCCGCATCGAACACGCCCGGAAGGGTGTATCCGCTTCTTTCATCGAAATCGATTTCGGTGCCGGTCTGCTGGACGAACAGGTTGTAGACGTCCAGGGCTTCACGCTCGTAACCGAACGAGAAGTTGTGGCTTCCGGCCGTGTAGAAACCCTTCAGGGCCAGGTTGAAGGTTTCATACTCCAGAACGTTGGAGTGACGGCTGTCGTCAGCGCCGAGATAGACGTCGACATCATCCGTTTCGACCGTGATTTCACCGAAGTCGGTGCCGCCGATGGAAAGCTGGCGGTTCTTGAGTTCGGAGTAGCCGATACGAACTTCGGTCGAGAAGTTGTCCGTCCAGTCGGAATAGAGAGAGCCGACATAGGAGTTCAGCTCAGCGCCGCGCTCATACAGGTGGTTCGAGAATTCGAACTCGTCGGAATCACCATCCGATTCCGAGATATTGTAGCCGTCATTGTAGTTGTAGGTGAACGACGCGCGGTGATTGTTGGAGATGTTCCAGTCGAGTTTGATGAGGAGTTTCTCATCACCATTGTCGAAGCTGGTCGGGATGCCGCCCGGGTCGTAGCCATAGACGTCGCGCGCGATGCGGGCGATTTCGTCGAGTTCGGCCTGCGTGATTTTCACTTCGTTGACAGCGCCCGATCCGATCGGTCCGCGGTCGAACAGGTTCACGCCTTCAAGCTTCTCGTAAGCTGCGAAGAAGAAGAGCTTGTCCTTGATGATCGGGCCGCTGATGCCGAGGCCGTAGCGGTACTCGTCATACTCGCCGGTCGTGATGTCGTCGCCTTCGAGGCTGTCGGAACGCAGACCGTCATTGGTGTAGTCGCCAAACAGGTAGCCGTGGAACTCGTTCGAGCCCGACTTGGTGACGGCGTTGATGTTACAGGCGGAGAAGCCGCCATACTGGACGTCGAACGGTGCCAGCTCGACAGAGACCTGCTCGATGGCATCGTAGGAGAACGGAATGCGCTCGGTCGGGTAGCCGTTCGAGTTCAGACCGAAATTGTCGTTCATTTTCACGCCGTCAACCGTCAGCGAGTTGAAGCGGGAGTTCTTGCCGCCGCACTGAACCGAGTTGAGGCTGCCGCTGGCTTCGTTGACGTAGATACGCGGATCGAGGCGCAGGACGTCGGTGATGTTCCGGTTGATGGACGGTGCTTCTTTCAGCGTGTCGATGCCGAAGGTTGCCGACGGGCCGATCGCAACCGGCGCAAGCTGAGAGCCTGAAGCCGTAACGACGATTGCGTCGAGACGGGCTTCGGCGTCAGCATTGAGCGAGAAGTTGATTTGGGTCGCGTCGCCGAGGTTCAGTCCGACGTTTTCGACGGTCTGGTTCTGGTAGTCGGAAGACTGAACCTGTACCGCGTAGCCCGTCGAGACCGGAAGGCTGCGAATTGTGTACTGACCGCTAGCATTGGTGGTCGTCGAGCGCGACAGACCAGTTGTCGGGTCGGTGATGGTGACCGTTGCACCAGACACGGCGGCGCCGGTTTCGTCTGTCACCTGACCACGCACGCTGCCAGTGGTCACCTGCGCGGAGGCAATGCCTGCCACCGAGATCGCGATGGCTGATACAGCAGCCCCGCGAGCGAAGTTATTCCAGTTGATCATGATTTTCCCCTGTCCGAGAGAGCCCCAGCCGATGCCCTTGCACACCGTCCGGTTTCCGGTCGCATAACGATCCGAGATGACAGATTAGTGACAGGATCTTGAAGGTTAAACACATCCTATCGGGATTTGTGTCGATGCTCGTGTTGCGATGCAAAAATGACACGGTCGTTAGAAACAACTCGCCGCAAAACGTGTGTTTTGGGGTATATTCTGTCGGCGCAGCGTCGCATAAACCGGGCCTGCACCAAAAGGCCCGAGGCTAATGATCCACACCCCCGGCGAATCGGCGACGGACTGGCGCCGCATCACCTATCTGGCCCTGATGATTCTCCTGGTCCTGCGCGTCTTGCTGCTCGCAGTGAGCCCGCTGAATCTCTATGCCGACGAAGCCCAGTACTGGCGCTGGGGGGAAACGCTCGACTGGGGCTACTATTCGAAGCCGCCGATGATCGCCTGGGTGATCCATGCGGTCACGTCGGTTCTTGGCAATTCGGAATGGGCCGTCCGCCTGCCCGCTCCCTTCCTGCACACGGCCGGGGCGATCTTCCTGTTCCACCTCGGGCGCGCCATGTATGACGGCCGTACCGGCATGCTGGCCGCGCTTGGCTATGCGTTGATGCCGGCGGTGATCTTGTCATCTGCTGTAATCTCGACAGATGGCGTGCTGATGCCGTTCTGGTGCGCGGCGCTGTTCTGCTTCTGGCGCCTGCGCGCCGGTCAGGGCGGCTGGGCCAGCGCTGCCGGCCTCGGCCTCGCCATCGGGGCGGGGCTCCTGTCGAAATATGCGATGATCTATTTCCTGATCGGCATCGCCCTGACCCTGCTGATCGACCGGGACAGCCGCCGGGCGCTGGTTTCGCGGCATGGGCTGGCCGCATTCGCGCTCGCCGCGCTGGTGTTCGCCCCGCACATTGCCT
This is a stretch of genomic DNA from Hyphomonas adhaerens MHS-3. It encodes these proteins:
- the aguB gene encoding N-carbamoylputrescine amidase gives rise to the protein MSRTITVASIQFTPSDDMQANIDRVAGFIREAAGQGADVVLPPELFCGHYFCKTQEEHHFARALPWHDHPAVVQLADLAAELDVVIPVSIYEKDGPLYYNSLVMIDADGTPLGVYRKSHIPDGPGYQEKFYFRPGDTGFRTWQTMKGHIGVGVCWDQWFPEAARAMALMGADVLLYPTAIGAEPQDASLDTAARWRRVMQGHSVANVIPVVAANRVGDEDGQVFYGTSFITDQTGEVVTDFGRSEEGVLVVRFDLDLIDRDRAAWGFFRDRRTDLYDILV
- a CDS encoding agmatine deiminase family protein; translation: MSDNKPFLPPEWAPQAALWCGWPHLADEWGGNLEGPRAQIAGFIRAAAAHVPVRVAAGSAEALASANSAVGDVAKVMEVPAGDIWLRDTGPIVTGQGAAREAQAFRFNGWGGKYLMPGDTETAGAIAASEALPVSQHPIVLEGGAIDADGKGRLLTTRQCLLNPNRNPDLTADQIEARICAALGIDEMIWLGDGLLNDHTDGHVDNTARFIAPGRALCQMPSGAGDPNTEILLEIEATLRDAGLDVATIPSPGLVRGGDGEPIPASHMNFTITNGAVLVPVYEDHYSLVALADMKVLFPGRKIIGLPAGHILGGGGSFHCMTREIPA
- a CDS encoding TonB-dependent receptor, with product MINWNNFARGAAVSAIAISVAGIASAQVTTGSVRGQVTDETGAAVSGATVTITDPTTGLSRSTTTNASGQYTIRSLPVSTGYAVQVQSSDYQNQTVENVGLNLGDATQINFSLNADAEARLDAIVVTASGSQLAPVAIGPSATFGIDTLKEAPSINRNITDVLRLDPRIYVNEASGSLNSVQCGGKNSRFNSLTVDGVKMNDNFGLNSNGYPTERIPFSYDAIEQVSVELAPFDVQYGGFSACNINAVTKSGSNEFHGYLFGDYTNDGLRSDSLEGDDITTGEYDEYRYGLGISGPIIKDKLFFFAAYEKLEGVNLFDRGPIGSGAVNEVKITQAELDEIARIARDVYGYDPGGIPTSFDNGDEKLLIKLDWNISNNHRASFTYNYNDGYNISESDGDSDEFEFSNHLYERGAELNSYVGSLYSDWTDNFSTEVRIGYSELKNRQLSIGGTDFGEITVETDDVDVYLGADDSRHSNVLEYETFNLALKGFYTAGSHNFSFGYEREALDVYNLFVQQTGTEIDFDERSGYTLPGVFDAAIENFELGYADNINYNNAPSGNPSDAAADWGYAINTLYAQDEYDFGSGLIVTAGLRYDWYTTDDKPPVNPDFLADYGFGNNSTLDGEGLVQPRLGFTWDVNDSLDLRGGIGVYSGGNPNVWLSNTYSANNVQQFGVDGGAFGLEQNSGPSIFTIPYTMCEDGVPNGPGWCVPQVMADAVAAGQGSNFEINYLDPNFTLPYEIKAALGATKYVDVPSLGGEYQLNADILYTVTKDSAVWLHGDIEQIGTTTGPEGGTYPVYDSVREGSFVLTNAGDDAKSLQLSASVSKDYDWGLNWALGYAYTDAEDVHPMTSSVAFSNYVYRAFTDPQETTPATSDYNIEHRFTAYANYRKAYWGDNDTIVSVFASANSGRPYSVVYDGNVSSFDIFGGTPYLDGVENTLYPGFSRNDQESSWWSKVDLRLEQQFPGFYDHKASAFVTIDNLTNLLNDEWGIMRQSSSTCEYGEYALGDCESRIGDASRYEVRFGLRYEF